Proteins from a single region of Mycoplasmopsis edwardii:
- a CDS encoding DUF1934 family protein codes for MQLKFKSEINQNDNVKNIEFTVPVTVYDEEKFKVLAFDEPNTNLKSMIELSEDEINIHNSSSTIYLKYQQEHEFTFHLDHQGKLFELLWVTNWTKKEFKENYYNFTYSIKSNNSHIGEFTITLELVE; via the coding sequence ATGCAACTAAAATTTAAATCAGAAATCAATCAAAATGATAATGTAAAGAACATTGAATTTACAGTTCCAGTAACCGTTTATGATGAAGAAAAATTTAAAGTTCTTGCATTTGATGAACCAAATACAAACTTAAAGAGTATGATTGAACTAAGCGAAGATGAAATCAATATTCACAACAGTAGTTCAACAATATATTTAAAGTATCAGCAAGAACATGAATTCACATTTCATTTAGATCACCAAGGTAAGTTATTTGAGCTTTTATGAGTAACAAATTGAACTAAAAAAGAGTTTAAAGAAAACTATTATAACTTTACATATTCAATCAAATCAAATAATTCACATATTGGTGAATTTACAATAACTTTAGAACTTGTAGAATAA
- a CDS encoding APC family permease: MKNKFTEKQFLFYGLNYIIGFGFIATISSVVSKGLWGILIFVLTAFISMSVMLAFARGSQNYGKEVGGTYAYAKKAFPGDDLKSRLILFLQGWNQFAQVPLFSATTPLFFIGLLGEFDSGHKTIYQFSAIAFFVLLTVISSFGIRTSKWFIFFTAIIKWLTIAIGLSIVAYYSFSSFQFGANFEKNPTIDISIIVTSVLSFIYAFAGGEGLAGISADVETKRFKKILMIIFGVVLTFYFVFYMVYLGLDKAVLNGEGSSSVNFARIFRVGMGLTGVIMFTVGTFFNRVGSSLSSLIYYARTVVPLAQDGFIPGIFAKKSKKTGEYRNAIIFVAIFSISSMLIFTTIPYFLGIEDQFGAVLNAGNIVFLMQYLLTMSTILYLSRKDKTFVVPIWEKILYVLAISLIAFIVLTALIPPIVGTKYSVSSAILLPSYVGTMLIGYLIWYIWYLIQKYHPNNWFTRSEKEEKIEPAFIYSANEIE; this comes from the coding sequence ATGAAAAACAAATTTACAGAAAAACAATTTTTATTTTATGGATTAAATTACATTATTGGATTTGGTTTTATAGCAACTATTTCTAGCGTTGTAAGCAAAGGACTATGAGGTATTTTAATTTTCGTTTTAACAGCATTTATCTCAATGTCAGTTATGCTTGCTTTTGCAAGAGGAAGCCAAAACTACGGTAAGGAAGTTGGTGGGACTTATGCATATGCAAAAAAAGCCTTTCCAGGTGATGATTTAAAAAGCAGATTAATTTTATTTTTACAAGGTTGAAACCAATTTGCACAGGTACCATTGTTTTCAGCTACAACACCATTATTTTTTATCGGTTTACTTGGTGAATTTGATTCAGGACATAAAACAATTTATCAATTCTCCGCAATCGCATTCTTTGTTTTATTAACTGTAATTAGTTCCTTTGGTATAAGAACTTCAAAATGATTTATTTTCTTTACTGCAATTATTAAATGATTAACAATTGCAATTGGTTTAAGCATAGTTGCATATTACTCATTTTCAAGTTTCCAATTTGGGGCTAACTTCGAAAAAAACCCAACAATTGATATTAGTATTATAGTTACTTCAGTACTTTCATTCATTTATGCATTTGCTGGTGGTGAAGGTTTAGCGGGTATTTCTGCTGATGTAGAAACAAAAAGATTCAAAAAGATTTTAATGATTATTTTTGGTGTTGTTTTAACATTCTACTTCGTGTTTTACATGGTTTATTTAGGTTTAGATAAAGCAGTATTAAATGGCGAAGGAAGTAGTTCAGTAAACTTTGCAAGAATATTTAGAGTCGGAATGGGTCTTACAGGTGTAATTATGTTTACAGTTGGAACATTCTTTAATAGAGTTGGTTCATCACTCAGTTCATTAATTTACTATGCAAGAACAGTTGTTCCTTTAGCGCAAGATGGATTTATCCCTGGAATTTTTGCTAAAAAATCTAAGAAAACAGGAGAATATAGAAACGCAATTATTTTTGTTGCAATTTTCTCGATTTCATCAATGTTAATTTTTACAACCATTCCTTACTTTTTAGGTATTGAAGACCAATTTGGTGCAGTTTTAAATGCAGGTAATATAGTGTTCTTGATGCAATACTTACTAACAATGTCAACAATTTTATATTTATCAAGAAAAGATAAAACATTCGTTGTACCAATTTGAGAAAAAATTCTATACGTATTAGCGATTTCACTTATCGCATTTATCGTTTTAACAGCTTTAATTCCGCCAATTGTTGGTACAAAATACAGTGTTTCAAGCGCAATTTTATTACCAAGTTATGTTGGTACAATGTTGATTGGTTACTTAATTTGATACATTTGATATTTAATTCAAAAATACCACCCAAACAACTGATTTACAAGAAGTGAAAAAGAAGAAAAAATAGAACCAGCATTCATTTATTCTGCAAATGAAATTGAATAA
- the rpsJ gene encoding 30S ribosomal protein S10 has product MSKLNIKVKGFDHVTVDQAAKKIFLAAKEEGAKVSGPIPLPTKRDEITILRSVHVNKKSREQFESRTHQRLVVITDASAKAKDKIERLELPVGVGIQIKVK; this is encoded by the coding sequence ATGAGTAAATTAAACATCAAGGTTAAAGGGTTTGACCACGTTACTGTTGACCAAGCAGCTAAAAAAATCTTTTTAGCAGCCAAAGAAGAAGGTGCAAAAGTAAGTGGACCAATTCCATTACCAACAAAAAGAGATGAAATTACTATTTTAAGATCTGTTCACGTTAACAAAAAATCACGTGAGCAATTTGAAAGCAGAACACACCAAAGATTAGTTGTAATTACTGATGCTTCTGCAAAAGCAAAAGATAAAATCGAAAGACTTGAATTACCAGTTGGTGTAGGAATTCAAATCAAAGTTAAATAA
- a CDS encoding thioredoxin family protein, translating to MFEKMTWKNAENEIKKNKDLIFLTFTTEWCGDCKMMKRTFDNIANKFNDKSEIRFINVDAEEANLFRNPDTKWKVLKVPTMILLEGEEIVQKAFEYVPEEVLSNWIEKKAL from the coding sequence ATGTTTGAAAAAATGACATGAAAAAATGCTGAAAACGAAATTAAGAAAAATAAAGATTTAATTTTCCTTACTTTTACAACTGAATGATGTGGTGATTGTAAGATGATGAAAAGAACTTTTGATAATATCGCAAATAAATTTAATGACAAATCAGAGATTCGTTTCATTAACGTGGACGCTGAAGAAGCCAACTTATTTAGAAATCCCGATACAAAATGAAAAGTTTTAAAAGTCCCAACAATGATTTTACTTGAAGGAGAAGAAATCGTTCAAAAAGCATTTGAATATGTTCCTGAAGAAGTGTTATCAAACTGAATTGAGAAGAAAGCTTTATAG
- the gltX gene encoding glutamate--tRNA ligase has product MKKIRTRYAPSPTGYLHIGGARTALFSYLFAKHFNGDFVFRLEDTDVKRNVEGGEESQLNNLAWLGIIPDESPLKPNPKHGKYRQSEKLERYLSIANELIAKGFAYKAYDNTEELEKQKEESDAKGIPSFRYDKNWLKISDEEKSRRDANGEYSIRFSMPKNQELSWNDIVRGEISFNSDEIADWVIYKSDGFPTYNFAVVIDDYDMEITHILRGEEHIGNTPKQLAIYNALGWEIPQFGHLTIITNMEGKKLSKRDTSLKQFIEDYKNEGYIPQAIFNFLTLLGWTAEDASELMSKEEIIQKFDPNRLSKSPSKFDIQKMNWFSKQYFKNLDNNLILEQLNLSNINKSSKWLTLFVDTFKSSVATISELKNELNVYLNSNIEKFDFNEEELKVVSEFKNLLNQANEFTVENIQACINKTSENTSAKGKKLFLPIRKATTSLEHGPELAKAIFLFGKEKVDKSLEQY; this is encoded by the coding sequence ATGAAAAAAATTAGAACACGTTATGCACCAAGTCCAACAGGATATTTACACATTGGTGGTGCAAGAACTGCATTATTTAGTTACTTATTTGCTAAACACTTTAATGGAGATTTTGTTTTTAGACTAGAAGACACAGATGTTAAAAGAAATGTTGAAGGTGGTGAAGAATCTCAACTTAATAACCTTGCCTGATTAGGCATTATTCCTGATGAATCTCCGCTTAAACCAAATCCTAAACATGGTAAATATAGACAAAGTGAAAAACTTGAAAGATACTTATCAATTGCTAATGAATTAATTGCTAAAGGTTTTGCTTATAAAGCTTATGATAACACTGAAGAACTTGAAAAGCAAAAAGAAGAAAGCGATGCAAAAGGGATTCCAAGCTTTAGATATGATAAAAATTGATTAAAAATTTCTGATGAGGAAAAATCTAGAAGAGATGCAAATGGCGAATACTCAATTAGATTTTCAATGCCTAAAAATCAAGAACTTTCATGAAACGATATTGTTAGAGGTGAAATTTCATTTAATTCAGATGAAATTGCAGACTGAGTTATTTATAAATCAGATGGGTTTCCAACATATAACTTTGCTGTAGTTATTGATGATTATGATATGGAAATAACACATATTTTAAGAGGAGAAGAACATATCGGAAACACTCCAAAACAACTTGCTATTTATAATGCTTTAGGTTGAGAAATTCCACAATTTGGACACTTAACTATCATCACAAATATGGAAGGAAAAAAACTTTCAAAAAGAGATACTTCATTAAAACAATTTATTGAAGACTACAAAAATGAAGGTTACATTCCTCAAGCAATTTTCAACTTCTTAACTTTATTAGGTTGAACAGCTGAAGATGCTTCTGAATTAATGTCAAAAGAAGAAATTATTCAGAAATTTGACCCAAATAGACTAAGTAAAAGCCCTTCAAAATTTGATATCCAAAAAATGAATTGATTCTCAAAACAATACTTCAAAAACTTAGATAATAATCTAATTTTAGAACAGTTAAATTTAAGCAACATCAATAAAAGTAGTAAATGATTAACTTTATTTGTAGATACATTTAAATCAAGTGTTGCTACAATTTCAGAACTTAAAAATGAACTTAATGTTTACTTAAATTCAAACATTGAAAAATTTGATTTTAATGAAGAAGAATTAAAGGTTGTTAGCGAATTCAAGAACCTATTAAATCAAGCAAACGAATTTACAGTTGAAAATATTCAAGCATGCATTAATAAAACATCTGAAAATACTTCTGCGAAAGGTAAAAAATTATTCTTGCCTATTAGAAAAGCTACTACATCACTTGAACATGGCCCAGAACTTGCTAAAGCAATCTTTTTATTTGGAAAAGAGAAAGTCGATAAATCATTGGAGCAATACTAA
- a CDS encoding ribonuclease J has protein sequence MENVRIFALGGQDENGKNSYVFAHEEDLYVINAGVKVPINSQNGVDTLIPDFTHLEKNKDKIKGIFISDIRNESFSALPWLIMKVPGLRIYTSQLSKEIILERLSKYGIKKDSYKIIVLDERKKIGNIYVQPISLPGSVPGNIGFDFITKTGDYVFMFNFVEGDLDIFGRTWFLHLPKLFNKRKVVALVSDAGKTNFNGRAIDKNKLPDSITKTFETAKNNERIIVGAYSEDMVSLHKILKLAIKHKRPVVTYGKTYADLLEITKKLADQLNKPLELPEIIDYKQISKNKNAVVLVTGAIERLFSRFLRITSDEDVYLKLLPSDNIIMIAPPVNGLESQAAFTLDEIARVSKKLIDVADNEYFYCRPYKDDILNLIKNLKPNFFVPAQGLYRYLTDAANHIESDDLSKETQSIVLLNGKILHFQDGHKISHSGKIKEVGDVIVDGFGVGDISSEVIAEREVLGREGVIIINSLYDAKQRKIIGKLHINYVGVIDGNEQEEMNKLIKSVIIELISGRVYSSMFELNEKVRKSIRKKIFKTTGKEPLVALTLTQV, from the coding sequence ATGGAAAATGTTCGCATTTTTGCATTAGGTGGACAAGATGAAAACGGTAAGAACTCATATGTTTTTGCTCATGAAGAAGATTTATATGTTATAAACGCAGGGGTTAAGGTTCCAATTAACTCACAAAACGGTGTTGATACTTTAATACCTGACTTTACACACTTAGAAAAAAACAAGGATAAGATTAAAGGTATTTTTATAAGTGATATTCGTAACGAAAGTTTTTCAGCTTTACCGTGATTAATTATGAAAGTTCCCGGGTTAAGAATCTATACTTCACAACTTAGTAAAGAAATTATTCTTGAAAGACTTTCGAAATATGGAATCAAGAAAGATTCATATAAAATCATTGTTTTAGATGAAAGAAAAAAAATTGGTAACATTTATGTTCAACCAATTTCATTACCAGGTAGTGTTCCAGGAAATATAGGATTTGACTTTATTACAAAAACCGGTGATTATGTTTTTATGTTTAACTTTGTTGAAGGTGATTTAGATATTTTTGGAAGAACTTGATTTTTACATTTACCAAAATTATTTAACAAAAGAAAAGTTGTTGCATTAGTATCTGATGCAGGTAAAACAAACTTTAATGGTAGAGCAATTGATAAGAATAAACTTCCTGACTCAATTACTAAAACTTTTGAAACTGCCAAAAACAATGAAAGAATTATTGTTGGTGCATATAGTGAAGATATGGTTTCATTACACAAAATTCTTAAACTTGCAATTAAGCACAAAAGACCAGTTGTTACATATGGTAAAACTTATGCAGATCTTTTAGAAATCACAAAGAAGCTTGCAGATCAACTTAATAAACCATTAGAATTACCAGAAATTATTGATTACAAACAAATTTCAAAAAATAAAAACGCAGTTGTTTTAGTAACTGGAGCAATTGAAAGATTATTTAGTAGATTTTTAAGAATTACATCAGATGAAGATGTTTACTTAAAATTACTTCCATCAGATAACATTATCATGATAGCTCCCCCAGTAAATGGACTTGAATCACAAGCCGCCTTTACGTTAGATGAAATTGCTAGAGTTTCTAAAAAATTAATTGATGTAGCAGATAATGAATATTTCTACTGTAGACCATACAAAGATGATATTTTAAATTTAATCAAGAATTTAAAACCTAATTTCTTTGTTCCGGCTCAAGGGCTTTATAGATATTTAACTGATGCAGCCAATCACATTGAAAGTGATGATCTTTCAAAAGAAACACAAAGCATTGTTTTATTAAATGGTAAAATACTTCATTTCCAAGATGGTCATAAAATATCACACAGCGGAAAAATTAAAGAAGTTGGTGATGTTATTGTTGATGGTTTTGGAGTTGGTGACATTTCATCTGAAGTTATTGCTGAAAGAGAAGTTTTAGGCAGAGAAGGTGTAATTATCATTAATTCACTTTATGATGCAAAGCAAAGAAAAATTATTGGTAAATTACACATTAACTATGTTGGTGTAATTGACGGCAATGAGCAAGAAGAAATGAATAAATTAATTAAGTCTGTAATCATTGAGTTAATCTCAGGCAGAGTATATTCATCAATGTTTGAACTAAATGAAAAAGTTAGAAAATCAATTAGAAAGAAAATATTTAAAACAACAGGCAAAGAACCATTGGTTGCTTTAACGCTTACACAGGTTTAA
- the rplC gene encoding 50S ribosomal protein L3, with protein MKGILGRKVGMTQIYSETGARIPVTVIEVQPNVVSKVLTNDKNGYVATQLASFDKKENRSNNPEKGHFKKANTTPKRYVKEVRDMSGYELGQIIKADIFAAGELVDITGTSKGKGFAGTIKRHNQHIGPKSHGGGGGSQPVRQTGSLGDISGNRVFKGMTMPGHLGHVKTTVQNLEVVKVDSENNLLLIKGSIPGPKKSFVVIKQAVKGLPNREQIKLVDIAEVLKMNELVEHAKKYGIEVKVGMHSSELEALIKEAEEKAEGDK; from the coding sequence ATGAAAGGAATCTTAGGACGTAAAGTTGGTATGACTCAAATTTACAGCGAAACAGGTGCAAGAATACCTGTTACTGTAATAGAAGTACAACCAAATGTTGTATCAAAAGTTTTAACAAATGATAAAAATGGTTACGTTGCTACACAATTAGCATCATTTGATAAAAAAGAAAACAGATCAAACAACCCAGAAAAAGGTCATTTCAAAAAAGCTAATACAACACCTAAGCGCTACGTAAAAGAAGTTCGTGACATGTCAGGTTATGAACTTGGACAAATTATTAAAGCTGACATTTTTGCAGCAGGTGAACTTGTAGACATTACAGGAACATCAAAAGGTAAAGGATTTGCTGGAACAATTAAAAGACACAACCAACACATTGGACCTAAATCACACGGTGGTGGTGGTGGATCACAACCGGTAAGACAAACAGGATCACTTGGGGACATCTCAGGTAACAGAGTTTTCAAAGGTATGACAATGCCTGGACACTTAGGACACGTTAAAACAACAGTTCAAAACTTAGAAGTTGTTAAAGTTGATTCAGAAAACAATTTATTATTAATTAAAGGATCAATTCCTGGTCCTAAAAAATCATTTGTTGTTATTAAACAAGCTGTTAAAGGGTTACCAAACCGTGAACAAATTAAACTTGTTGACATTGCTGAAGTTTTAAAAATGAATGAATTAGTTGAACATGCTAAAAAATATGGAATTGAAGTTAAAGTTGGAATGCATTCATCAGAACTTGAAGCTTTAATTAAAGAAGCAGAAGAAAAAGCTGAAGGAGATAAATAA